One window from the genome of Pyrus communis chromosome 16, drPyrComm1.1, whole genome shotgun sequence encodes:
- the LOC137719420 gene encoding dof zinc finger protein DOF5.7-like, producing MMSSDAAQPAKPKDDENPTGGSGSSRPKTTSSSSSGPKLPPPEQALKCPRCDSPNTKFCYYNNYSLTQPRHFCKTCRRYWTKGGALRNVPIGGGCRKNKKIRSSSSSNSRLSCSFDSSKDSAGSSSSENMMLGGLKFFHGISPAMDFQLGSISRLHNNNQFSSNPAAGINFNNSFSAFGEVSGTSGLNISTHEPSAGGGTNACNNSFLGFNYPLTLGGGGGGASGSGGLISTQNMMSAMNVHSSLASSIESLSSINQDLHWKMQQQRLAMLIGTEEHDQSTHSTQSQLENQQKTQQMITPISLFQNLEVSSSSKPDHHQGVNHGRKEGGDTATEWFFGNSYVAPVTPTPTNSGGGGGAGGNENASNWPHGIPAWSSHDLQQYNALP from the coding sequence ATGATGTCCTCAGATGCTGCACAGCCGGCAAAGCCAAAAGACGACGAGAACCCAACAGGTGGATCAGGCAGTAGCCGGCCGAAAACcacatcatcatcgtcatcggGGCCAAAGCTGCCACCACCAGAGCAAGCCCTCAAGTGCCCGAGATGTGACTCACCCAACACCAAATTCTGCTACTACAACAACTACAGCCTCACGCAGCCACGCCACTTCTGCAAGACTTGCCGGAGATATTGGACCAAGGGCGGTGCTTTACGCAACGTCCCCATCGGCGGCGGCTGCcggaagaacaagaaaatcAGGTCGTCTTCATCCTCCAATTCCAGGCTCTCCTGCAGCTTCGACTCATCAAAAGACTCGGCCGGTTCTTCCTCCTCGGAGAATATGATGCTCGGCGGCTTGAAGTTCTTCCATGGCATTTCGCCTGCCATGGATTTTCAGCTCGGCAGCATATCTAGGCTCCATAACAACAACCAGTTCTCTTCAAACCCAGCAGCTGGGATTAATTTCAACAACTCATTTTCAGCTTTCGGAGAAGTTTCGGGTACTTCAGGTTTGAATATTAGTACTCATGAGCCATCAGCCGGTGGTGGGACAAACGCTTGTAATAAttcttttctgggttttaaTTATCCGCTCACTTTGGGCGGCGGTGGAGGCGGTGCAAGTGGTAGTGGTGGGTTAATTAGTACACAGAATATGATGAGTGCTATGAACGTGCACAGTAGCCTTGCGTCTTCCATCGAGTCTTTGAGTTCTATTAACCAAGACCTTCACTGGAAAATGCAGCAGCAGAGGCTGGCCATGTTGATTGGTACGGAAGAGCATGACCAGTCAACTCATTCAACGCAGTCTCAGCTTGAAAACCAGCAGAAAACGCAGCAGATGATTACACCCATAAGCTTGTTTCAGAATCTGGAGGTATCATCATCCTCAAAACCTGATCATCATCAAGGTGTAAATCATGGAAGAAAAGAAGGTGGGGATACCGCCACTGAGTGGTTCTTCGGGAACTCTTATGTAGCACCAGTGACTCCAACTCCAACGaacagtggtggtggtggtggcgccGGAGGCAATGAGAACGCAAGCAACTGGCCTCATGGAATTCCAGCGTGGAGTAGTCATGATTTGCAGCAATACAATGCTTTACCCTAG